The Podarcis raffonei isolate rPodRaf1 chromosome Z, rPodRaf1.pri, whole genome shotgun sequence genome segment GCCCTTAGTCTCAGGAACAAGTAGGAGCTATCTATAGCACTCTGTACCTACAGAGAAACAATCTTTTCACATGCTCTGCGGCCAAACCTTGGTCTTGTAAACTGGTTCCAGGCCCAGATAAGCTGAGGGGCAGCAACTTTAGCCTTGCCTTTTCATGGGGATTGGTGGCACAAATGAGTTCTGCACAAGGAACTTTGCCGCTTGCCAGATTGGGAGTGCTGGGCCCTTAGAAGCTGGTCCCTGACACAGCAGAGGAGGGTGTAGCATGGCAACGTATGAGGTAGTTTACTGAACCTCCAGGAAGCATTCTGCAGTTTTTCACACCCTGCATATTTTGACTTGGTTCTACCGTAGCATAACACACAGGGAAGAGCCTTGGGGTTATGTGGTACCCATGGTTTACTGAAATGAGTGAAGATCATGAACCACAGCTTGAAGCTGGCTTCTCTCAATACATCACAGTTAATACCATAGTTTGTCCACCTTCAGGTATAAAATGAAAATTTGCAGTTTAAAGTGGAAGCAGGCACTTGGCACATCTTCAAGGTGATTGAAGAGGATGGGGAAAGTGTACGAGCCTGACACTTGTAaatgcttttttttctctttaattaAGTGATGTTTATTCAAAATGTGGTCGTTAATTCTGGTTAGTGAACAAAACACTACTGTGCCGCTACCACCAGAGCTATACCCGGAACCTCTTTTATTCAACATGTCAAAAGACTAAGAAGTTTGCTCTTCCCACTAAAAGACACAGTTTTCTGTGAAGAATTCTGCAAGGGGTTCTTGAGCAGGGGAAGGATCTCAAAGTATCTTTAAAAGTATGCCTGTTTGGCTAGAAACACAGGTAGAACAGATtcatggggagggagggggtgccTCCCTTCCCTACAAGGCACTGTTGCACAATGAGATACAACAGGCTGGCACTTTTGACACAGACAAAGCAGGTTGGGATTTGGAAGGGATGGCGTCACTCTTGCGGAGAGGCTGGCGCTGGGCTGATCAACTCTTGTATATGTAATGTTAAGCAATGGTTTAGTGTAGCTCTATGCTAGATCACAGCCTAtagcagccttcaccaaagtggtgccttccagctgttttggattacaactcccatctggctggggctgataggaagtgCAGTCCCAAattgctggagggcaccaggctggcaaaggctgaaTGAGAGCCATGTTTGAGATGCAAAGTGCCTAGCTGCAAGAAAGCATGTACTTTCTCTTCGTCCTTGTCCTCCACACCCCTGGAACAAGAATTGCAGCCTGACTCAGCTTTCTCAAATCATGCAGGGTGTTTTATTGATAACAGTTTCAGAAGCACGTAAGAAAAAAGAAGATTTCTATCACCTCCCAGACAAGGGACAACACTTAAACCTTCAGATGGAATCTCCAGTTCTTTGCCACAACTGGTACAGTCCTTTCCCGACAGTTTCAGGATCTAGGCCATGCTGAGAGAGACGATTGCAGGATAATTGCAGAAGTCCCGCTGTGCTCCCCAGAGGCCATGTGGCGGCTGTGCCTCTTGGCTCCAGGGGACAGAGGCCACCATGGCCAGGTCTCAGCAACAGCCAGAAGCCATCCCCAGAAAAGACATTTTGAAAGGTGAAAACTGCCCTGCCCATTCACCAATGGGACCTACACAAACATATCCGTTTGTGCTGATATGTCACTCAGACAACAGGCTGTGGATCTTTGTCAGGAGCACATCTGAGTCATAACCTGGAAGtgcagaaaggaaaaagaagaatgtCAACACAGGAGATCCTGGGTAGGGGACTACTAGCTTTATGGTCTATTCATTGTGGGCCAAGgtgtttgtatgttttaaacagtcAGGCTCCTGCAGGAGCATTGTGGGTGAGAACCATGTACGCTACCCTTAAGCTCCTTCGAAGAAAGGTGCAATATAAATAACTGCAGCCTCTGCCCACTGATAGAGTTGTTGAATAGAGTTCAAGTCACCCCTGTCAGTTTGCAGGTACCCCAAACGATGGTGGAAAGTGGAtcgcacaacacacacaaaatatagcaGAAGTATCACACCGATCTGAAGGCCCAACGTCTCCCTTTACCTTGTGGCTCTTTTCTTCGGGACCATTTTCTgtaaggggaagggagggaataaGTTAGCTCAGAGACAGGTGTGCCCTCCCACCCTCAGCTTCATCGCTAGTGTCTGTGGTTCTGCCAGAGACAAGGGAAGTATTTTGATCTTGGTGGAATAGAGGAAGCTAGGATATATCACACCAGCCATTAGCCGTGTTGCAAATACAGGGGGATTATTTTACCCGCAACTTATTACCAACAATTCcaagaaaaagaggaaagcaaCCATCCAATGGAGCTCAGGAACCTGAAAAAATATTTTAGGTAGGTCAACAGTGTCACTCAGTGTTGAGGCCATGTTTGGATCAGGGAAGAGCAGGGCAGAGGTGAGGTCAGGGCTGCAAGTACACACCAGCAAGACTGGCAGATTGGTCcgtgacatcaggtgactgacaggtgggtggcacccAAGTGAATACTCTTGTGCATTGGTTTTCCTAAATGCCCCCTTGGTAGGCAGAGCCCAGCCCATGCTGTGAAGACATGGCTATATAGCAGGGAAGGCGATCATCAGTGGccctcacaactcccatcagccctggtatGTTAGGGGTTGGCAGCTGCAGGACGCCCTGCCCATGCAGAAGGGAGCTCCTCACACTCTACTCACTTCAGCAAGAAGAAGGCCCAGACAATCAGCAGAAAGGAGACACAGTCTGTAACAATCCAGATCATTTGGTATGTGGCACGAGGCTGTGGAGAAGGGAACATGGGGAACGGAGGTCATTGGGGTGGGAGAAAGGGCAAATGGGCAGCTGCCAGTTTCCCCGGGAAGCTGCCTAcacaggggtggtggtggtggtgatacaaGTCTAGtccttccctgcccctgccagTCTTACCAGTAGCCAGAGGGGGCGCTCCATTCCCTGCAGCACCTGGCAAGCGTTAGTGGTGACAGAGTTGGCTCCTGCGCACCACAGGATTGAGAAGAGCCACGGGGCGTTCACCACGTACAGGTTCACAGAGATGTTGTCACGGCGATACTCCCTAGGGAAGAAGGTGGGATTCATGGCACCAAAGCAGAACAGGGAAACTCCCGTGAAGCCTCTGGGCTAAGATACGCTGTGCCTAAGATACGCTGAAGGGAAAAGGCGGGCTCCCAGAGGCAAAGGCAGAGAGGGAGACTCTTGAGCGTAAGCCCCACAGTTTCTACCCACAGAGTTTGCTGCCGTGTTCTGGGACGATGTTCAGGGCTTATCATCTGGGGTTagatatacactggtacctcaggttaagtacttaattcgttccggaggtccgttcttaacctgaaactgttcttaacctgaagcaccactttagctaatggggcctcccgctgccaccgtgctgccggagcacgatttctgttcccatcctgaagcaaagttcttaacccaaggtactatttctgggttagcggagtctgtaacctgaagcgtatgtaacccgaggtaccactgtatcctttgcTCAGCCCCAAAGGGTGCCAGATCCCCTGCATGCCCTGTGTGAGAGCATCCAGCAGACAGTGGTGGGCTTTGGGGTCTCAAgtttcagcggcaccctgtgtgACACCAACATTTGGCACACAGACACCCTGGCCTGCATTCTAAATAATGGTTGCAGTGCCACCGAGGCTCCACGTCCAGTGTAACTGaactggttgtgctcccctaaatccacttctgctgcagataccattctatcaggaggtccattctgcaCCATGTtggaatcaggcctttagtgtggAAGTATCtcccctctggaactccctcccactgcataTCAGAGGGGCACTTTCTCTATTGCCTTTTCGGAACCTGCTAAAGACATTCCTCTTTGAACAAGCTTTCTAAGTGGAAATCTTTATCCTGGCGGATATCTGGCTTGGATCTGCATTGATTTTGTGCATGTGCTGTTCTAAATTGTTCTCCTTTATGTAGGATTGTGTCCAAAGTTAGTTCCACTCAAAGTGATCCAATTGAAATTAGTGAACGTGATGAACTTgggtctattgatttcaatgagctTACTCTGAATTTCCAAACTTATCCATGGAGTAACAAAAACTTGAGActttttttccaaaaagaaaagacaCTGTCTCAGGATGTTCAAACTATCTTTGCTAGCCAACTCTCTCTCCTTGACCTATGCCTGGGACAGACACCAACCTGCCCCACTGTCACTGCCCTCCCTCCTGcgcatcgccccccccccaactaaccGGATTTCAGTGCTGCTCAGATTTTGGTAGGGCAGGTTAATACGCATAAGGTCTTCTGTTTCATTGCTCAGCTTCTTCCGGCCATAGACCTGCTGGAACCTGGGTGCCCGCTGCTTCACCCAGTCTCGAAACTCATCAGGGAGCCACAGGATCTGGGAAGGAGGCAAATGGTAAGCAAGAGATCCCTCCTCACTCCCACTGCTTCATGGGGAGCAAGACCTACAAGAGAGgacttgctgtgctcattaggccagaCACTCCTGTGTAGATCCCGTTGTTGTTAATAAGCAGCTACTTGCTCTAtttgctcagtgtgatttactgctggcttgctcttGCCTTCCTTGTTGTTTGCATTCAGGCAGAACTTCTCAAGGCAAGCATGCCAGCCTCATCCCTGTCCACCCACTTTCCCCACCACCTCCAAGGGGAAGCCCACTGTGTCCTGTCAAGCAGTGAGGACAACTCACCAGCTCCGGGGAGATGTCTGAATGGAGAATAGTCTCCACAGTGACATTGACGAGGTCCTCGTAGTGGGGATCCTCCTCGGGACGCAAGTCAAACATGACGGACACGTTGTGCCTCTTGGCCTCAACCAGCAGCTGCTTCAGAGACAGAACACGCTGTGCCTGTGCCAAAGCTCGTTCTGCCTTTGAGAGGCTTCGTGCTGTGGGGAAGGGTGGCTTCTGGTGGGGGGCAAGAAGGGAGTCAGTGAGAGAGGACATTATAGAGCCCTGCAGCTCCAGGCTTCTCCAACCCAGGCTTAGTTCCCCATTAAGGCTGAATAGGCAATCACCACCCATCCATTTTTGCTGCATGCAAGAGCTTCCCCAGTCAGACCTAAGGATCTTGCTCCCTACAAGGGAACGTAATGAACACTGTACCATTCACTCCTATGGGACAAGAGAAAGTAAGAGGGCAATTGCACTTGAGAGAATGCTGTTTCCATGGTCTGGGACTGGTAATCACAATAATATTCATTCAACAAGATATTTACTGGCATTCAGCATTGCTCAACAAGCCAAAATGTAAACAATAGAAACAGTTTATTGATGATAAACATTTGGACAAGCAGTTGCAAAGCAAGGGTATGTGATACAAAACAAGAACCTAACCAAACCAAAGGCCTCTTGAAAAAGAACAGTGTTTTGAAAGTGTTTGAATAAGCCTCCCTTGGGAGAGAGTTCTGAAGTATCAGGGCTGCTCAAAGAAAGCTCTGGTCTTTTGTGAAGGATACTTACCTTCACAGTAAGACAGAATTTGGAGCAGGACCACATCAGGATATCAAAGGATTTACCCAATTAGCATGCAGTCCATGGAGCTCTGCTATCTCAGAGCAGTCATCTGCACAGCCTATTGAGCACACGGGCTCAGTAGGGATCAGATCACCAGCAGCAAATACCACAGCCCACATGCCCCTATTGGATTCATTAGATCTGGTCCTATTGAGGGACTAAGCCAGGCACCAATCACCTTTCTGGGCCAACAggaacatttggaattttgagaaagtaccatgcgcaccagtcacaaaatgttgGTGTGTGTGAGTTGCAGGGAAGCATGACGTAATGCAAATTGGCTGCCACACCTAAAAGAGCAGAGAAAGCTGAAGGCAAGCCCCTGCCAGCACCActgggaaggtggggggggggaggcatcttGACAGAGAGAAGCCctttgcacctctcctctgttcagaatggaaAAGAGGGTGGGTGTCCAATTCTGGAGCGTATGTCCCATGTAGGAGAGGCTGAACTGGTGAAAACAGGGGCTGAGCAGGAAGAGCTAAACGTCTCCCATGTATTGCGGATTTTTGAGCAGGTATATACTAAGATCTTTGCGGGTGCCGTAAAGGTACAGATGGGCACAATGGAGAAGCCCACACTGGCAAACCCAGGTTTGTGTATTCTGGTAGTAAGAATTATAGCCAGATATACAGCACCTTCTTGTCTGTTCTCCATCCCACACAACAGGAAATCATTTCCCACCGTATTGTATCCCTTCAGAGAGCAAATGCACAGGGAGCAACCAATGCTATTCCACTCATGCAAGTCAGCCCAGCAGCACCCATTTCACCCCACCAAGCACAGGCCTTGACTTGGCACCACCACACAGCTCTCACCTGCAGAAACCAGCTGCCAGCATCAAGTTGCTGCAGCTGCGtccagttgaaggagctggcatTGGACTGGGCTTGAGCAGGGAAAACCTCTTGCACATTTGTGGTCCGGATGAGCTTCTCGTCATGCATGATGAAAGGGACCCCATCGACACTGCCAGgcgagaaagagaaaaagagcttGGTCTGGGGAATGGATTCATCTCTACTGCCGGAGGGAGAAGTTGCCTTGGGGGACCAGGAAGCCTCCTCATCTCCCACAGACAGCTGATCTGCCACCTCCGCTCCCCTTACCTCACCAGGACATCTGTCTCCAAGACGCTCACTCCATAGTCAACTGCCTTCCGGAAGGACATCAGAGTATTCTCAGGTGCAAGCTGGATGGAGATTAAAAATGGACATAAAATGACAGGTGCATTTGAAAGACAAAGGTAGTAAGGTTGGTGCTGGATGGCAAGTAATGCTTAGTGGGgacatgggagagggccttcttggtggctgcttccAAACTTTGGAAGTCCCGCCCTAGAGAAGCTAAACTGCTGTCTTTTTGctagcaggtgaagacttttttgttccaacaggcctttgggaactgactgcttttaatgaaagagctGGTGCTGTGCTGCTTTCATTGTAATTATCTGCATAGATTTTTGTATAATTTTAATTCTACCAATGCTAAATCGTATATTAATGATGGATTTTTctatgtctttttttgtttttatctgtaggCTACTTTGAgtccttttggggggaaaggtagaatataaatctaacaagaagaagaggaggaggaggaggaggtgctggtggtggaggaagaGATAAGGCACCTCGGGATCCCTTTAGTCAGTCTCCCTGTCCCCAGTTGGATATGCCACCTATTATCCTGCTTCTTGCTGTGCAAAGGAGGTGCTGGCTACTCACCATGGGAGCTCCACGGTGCCCGAACAGAGCTGGCTTGGGGGGCAGCTGGCTGTACTCCAAAAGACAGGGGGAATCAATACCCAGTGGGGCTAAGTACAGAGCAAACACTGCACCCAGATACAACAGCAACAGAAGAGTTCTGAGGACTGTGGAGACACAGACAGATGGAAAATGCAGGTAAAATGCAATGGCAGTCTTGGAAGAAGATAATAGCAAGCTAGACCTTCATCACTAGCATTGAGAAGACATTCCAGGTAAGATATCAGAATTGGGCCCCCAGCTCTTTGGGATCATCCTAGTCTCTTCCCACCAGTGAGGTTACTTGTTTCTTCAGAGTGGAACGCTAATAATGCAATGGTGCCACCTGCTAGAGCCCTAAAGAAATATCTGAGCAACACACTGCAGCATGCAGTACTGCCAATACACAAGACGTAGGGCCCCTCCATACTGGCATTTTATTCAGAGTGTAGTCTGCAACATGCTCTTGGCACAATAGTTGTGCATTAGTGGTGAATTTAGTCTGCTTTgctagttgttctgtgatgcttccccactgCTGCTATGTCATTGTTGTCTGGAGGGACTATAAaacaacaaaagtgggacaacTTTCCCCTCACTCTCCCAGTTTTGGTACAAACAAATAGGATTTCAACAGGATATGCACTggctggaaatgaagcagtatgactGCCCCAAacatttgcaggtgcaaacagtatttGAAGTGAGATTGTGTGTAATTGTCCGAGTAGCCTCATCACAAgcccaaataatcatgaatgagTGGTAAAAAAAGACACTAGGGCTGGATCGACACTGATCTGGAAAACTATATATTTCCCAATGCAAGTTCTCATTGGCAACATTTCGCTGCTCTACAGCActatctggtgtcacattttaataacacatttctAATGTTTTAAATGATGAGGGTAGATTAGTCCTAGGAGGGACCCCGTGTGGCCTTGAAACATTGTCCAACACCTAAGGAAGACTCCGAAATGCCTGCTGTAGGGGCCTGTACTGGGAGAGAacaagaatatttatttatttatttatttatttacggctattagcccataaaggaGAGAACAAGAATAGCTTTGGCCTCCCTGGTACCTGAGCAGGATGTACGGTAAAAGCAGTCAGCCACTGGCCAGGCAAGCAGTGTCATGCCCACCACAGCTCCGATGTGCAGGAAGGGGCCTGTTGCCTGGCAGGGCAGAAACAAGAGTTAGCCATTGGTTTGGAGTTTCCAAGGGAGTCATATCAGGCTGCAGCAACATGGAACAAATAGAGCAGGTAGAATGAAGGGGCAATGCCAGGGAATAGGCTGGCCCTGAAGCTAAGCTTTTAACCCAGAGTTCCCTGCAGGATAATGGCAGAGGGCATCAAGGGCTGGAGTCCCCACCCAGAAGGAAAAGCCACAGTTAGTGTTAATTGCTGCAAGATGCTTTCACAAGGAATGACTCATAAATTAAATAAGTGAGCTGGAATTTAAACTGTACTAAGATTATAAGCTTTTGGCAAGAGGCGTTGAGGATTATAAATGAACTTCTTTATGGCGATATAATATAATCTTAACCACCAAATATGTTTTACTGGAGTGTCTGAAATGCATAGCAAATGTGGAAGGTTTGGAACTTGCAACACTGCAGCCAGAGTAGCCACAGCAAGGAACTGGAAACCAGATAAACCAGCTGACACCTTGCAATGGTAATAAAACATATGGGATATATAGCACTGTTGACAAAATTTGCATGTTATAAAAGAGATGCTGAAGGATGTGCACAAAACCAATTTTACTGAAAAATGGAGTACGTTTGTTCATTATTGGAATGCAAAATTCCAAAACAATGTTCAACCTTATCTAGTATTCTCAGTCTTATAATTTgacattttgtttaaaatataataatgagCAAGGATGCCTGATTATATAATGCTCCTTAAACCATAACTGACATTTTATATATACATGATATTAAGAAATTATatatctattatttatttttgtaacccCTTTATTTTGTGATATAAAACTTGGTCAAAATGTGCAAGGGTATTCTGTGTTCCAATCAACTTTGCTTCCTCCTGTCCGGTCTTCATCAGCCATAAGAACCACCGGCAGATTGCCTGACTTGCTTTGTACCACCTGTACTGGGTAGGATGCTAGAGGGCAGGGGGTATCAGACTTTTCCTGGGGGTCTACCTGTGCTGTCAGTTGTCTGGCCGACAAGGTCCAACAGGTGCACAAGAAACGGTTGCTGAATGTACCCACTGGGTTGGTTCACAAGTTAACTGCTGTGTAGAAGCTGCTATGAATCATTCCATGTTTCAGTTGCTGCTGCAAGTGATGCCATGCGCAGCAGCTCAGCAAGAAGGGAAGgcaaggaaaaaaacacaaactGTGCCAAAATCACATGGCAAACACTTGTTATATCCCAAAAGCTCACCATTCAATTCATTTTTGGGCAGCGTTCATGTGGCAGCTGTGCCATGGCTCATATTCTCTGAGATCATGCCATCAGCTGTGGATTCTTACCTGCAGGGAGATGCGGGCACTTTCCCACTGCTCTTCCCACTGAACCTCCACCCCCACAAAAGCAGAAGCCACCACAAGTGCTGTCAGGATCAGGAGAACCTGGAAGGAAGAGAAGACAGCATCAAGtgcctgggggcagggggggcaatTGTATTCAAGCCACTTTAAGAGCTTTATTTTGAAAAGGAGGCAGTATgtatagaccaggggtcggcaaaccttttcagcaaggggccagtccattgtccctcagaccttgtggggggccggactatattttgggtgaaaaaatgaacgaattcctatgcacaccaggcaggccccacaagtaacccacagatgcattttaaaaggacacattccacgcAAGAGCACCATGCAGGccagacagcattgtagatgataaatattaaaatgaaaaaaatttcttacctgcactgatgatagtcattgtttggatgagggGGTCCTTGCCTGGGTTTGGTGCTGCATTGCGGCCtgctgggcctcctgctgctggcatCTCTTCTGCACTTCGGGGGTGGGGgccccaccctctctcttttccctccccccataaatctcttgcccctccccctccctgggtAGTGCCTCTTTTCCTGCCAGTGGCACCTCCTCCCCCTGCTTTTCCTCATTCTGAAGGAGGACTTTGCATAAGAACATGCGGCAGCATccctcttttttgtcttttccccTAGGGAGCTCAGAAAGCGGCTGGGCCGGGTTAACGATCCTTGcaggcctgatccggcccgcggactgtagtttgccgacccctggtataGACTGTCAAGACCTTTCTGCAAGGACTGTACCACTTTGGTTATTTTGTACATTGTTGCAACTAAATAAAGCTATTGGTTTCTCACCATTCTGGAAAAAAGTGTGCTTGCTTTGGCAACACATACattaaaaatttttttgggggggagtgaaaAGTAGGGAGCTGcagggttctgttctgggcctagTGTTGTTGAACATCTTTAGAGAGATTGTTTTGCATTTGGAATGGTAAAGTAATCAGTTTGCTTGTgagtgtttgagagagagagaaagtgagtaacagaacacagaatcatagaatggcagagttggaagggatcctgagggtcgtgctgtccagtcccctgcaatgcatatattggggtgcAGTGAGGCTTCTCTCTGGGGAAGCTGATGTGTGTATCCTTTTCACTTCCACCTGTGTTCTACTTGCATGTTTGTAGGGAATGGTGaatatgtcagtttcagtttattttagTTTCCTATTTTTCTAGTCTTAAGCTCAGTTCCctacatttccaaatcagttaCAAGTCCTTGTGAAAAGCCGTGAAGCATTTTAGTGCGTATTTATATGTACACTTTActgtatgcatttttgaacatattgcttggctggagaactacacaGAAAAAAATAGAGAAA includes the following:
- the GDPD2 gene encoding glycerophosphoinositol inositolphosphodiesterase GDPD2 isoform X1 — protein: MVKDAGCCSRCATCLLCLYSCRWTRNKKGLVTSKCDCAWFFFVFCVCLFALAWFYLAFVTLNDFHNLNEFIFRKTGWWLDWSMVMLSGTTTLVTFSSLLLVLALCLQLWHQPLKLHWIHKVLLILTALVVASAFVGVEVQWEEQWESARISLQATGPFLHIGAVVGMTLLAWPVADCFYRTSCSVLRTLLLLLYLGAVFALYLAPLGIDSPCLLEYSQLPPKPALFGHRGAPMLAPENTLMSFRKAVDYGVSVLETDVLVSVDGVPFIMHDEKLIRTTNVQEVFPAQAQSNASSFNWTQLQQLDAGSWFLQKPPFPTARSLSKAERALAQAQRVLSLKQLLVEAKRHNVSVMFDLRPEEDPHYEDLVNVTVETILHSDISPELILWLPDEFRDWVKQRAPRFQQVYGRKKLSNETEDLMRINLPYQNLSSTEIREYRRDNISVNLYVVNAPWLFSILWCAGANSVTTNACQVLQGMERPLWLLPRATYQMIWIVTDCVSFLLIVWAFFLLKKWSRRKEPQGYDSDVLLTKIHSLLSE
- the GDPD2 gene encoding glycerophosphoinositol inositolphosphodiesterase GDPD2 isoform X2, which gives rise to MVKDAGCCSRCATCLLCLYSCRWTRNKKGLVTSKCDCAWFFFVFCVCLFALAWFYLAFVTLNDFHNLNEFIFRKTGWWLDWSMVMLSGTTTLVTFSSLLLVLALCLQLWHQPLKLHWIHKVLLILTALVVASAFVGVEVQWEEQWESARISLQATGPFLHIGAVVGMTLLAWPVADCFYRTSCSVLRTLLLLLYLGAVFALYLAPLGIDSPCLLEYSQLPPKPALFGHRGAPMLAPENTLMSFRKAVDYGVSVLETDVLVSVDGVPFIMHDEKLIRTTNVQEVFPAQAQSNASSFNWTQLQQLDAGSWFLQKPPFPTARSLSKAERALAQAQRVLSLKQLLVEAKRHNVSVMFDLRPEEDPHYEDLVNVTVETILHSDISPELILWLPDEFRDWVKQRAPRFQQVYGRKKLSNETEDLMRINLPYQNLSSTEIREYRRDNISVNLYVVNAPWLFSILWCAGANSVTTNACQVLQGMERPLWLLPRATYQMIWIVTDCVSFLLIVWAFFLLK